In the genome of Deferribacterota bacterium, the window AATTGTGTATCATAATTTATAATATTGCCTTTACTGTCATGTCCCATATATTCAGTATCTCCGTATATCCTTAAAAGCTCTAATGCCTTTTTAGAACCCAATAGTGCCATTATATCTAGCCCTCTAGGGAAGACCCTTGCTTCTCCGCCATCAGTAAGTTTGCAGGTAAATGTTTGGCTGCACCTATTACCAATATACATCCCTACAGAAGGTGAGACAAGCTCAGTAAACATATATGAATCAGGGACAAACCTTTGCCCCATAAGCCTAAATCCCTTTGTAATAGTAAGCAATTCATCGACCTGCTCTGGGCTAAAGGGTGGATTTAAAGCTAATTCACCTGTGCCACCATAAATTTTTGGAGAGCTATATTCTGCTAGTTTTGATTTTATTTTCTCTATATTCTCATCTGTTAATTTATCAGGTGTAAAGCCACTATTAAAGACATAATCTAAGGCCTCTATATATTCATAGGGTCCTAAATCATCAGAGAACCCTACATAAAATGCTGTTACTTTATAGATCCTCTCCCATTTAGAGAATAGCTGTTTATCTTCATTAAAGAATGAAGCAATGAGTGAGGCTTGCATTGTCTGAATCTTTGCATCATATAATGATATAAGAGCTTTACATGGTGGGACTTCATTACAAGGTTGTCCTTTATCAACTTGGTCTGTCCCTTTAAGGAGCATTGACATCCTACCAAACCAGGTGAATGCCTTGAAATAGTTCTTTAATTTCTCACTTCTTGTATAATGCCCTCTAGGGACATATTGTGAATAATCCTCTCTATATATAAAGATAGGTGAATTATCAAAACCTTTATGAGCCTCAATGAGTTTTAATTCAGCTTCTACTATATCTTTAACAAATTCTGGTATATTAAAATTATATTTTTCTAAATCCTCTTGGCTGAAGTA includes:
- a CDS encoding DUF3160 domain-containing protein; translated protein: MMFKKFLLYFTIVSIILLCHLNIYCQENTQNDGLGFENYYAYNPINIQAKVPPYKLPLDIKSIANFDDFIRKIPLKEGAVNLLAKNGFVVIENPFFKSEEDITAPYKIIKDNNIPLFITTDSLLHLYHIQFDETLRQIEEKEFYDYIWEISNTLFNKSVNAFNSASGDLKEALKRNVAYFSTALMLLKPKNDQLCRDEKECNDPGLKSAYFSQEDLEKYNFNIPEFVKDIVEAELKLIEAHKGFDNSPIFIYREDYSQYVPRGHYTRSEKLKNYFKAFTWFGRMSMLLKGTDQVDKGQPCNEVPPCKALISLYDAKIQTMQASLIASFFNEDKQLFSKWERIYKVTAFYVGFSDDLGPYEYIEALDYVFNSGFTPDKLTDENIEKIKSKLAEYSSPKIYGGTGELALNPPFSPEQVDELLTITKGFRLMGQRFVPDSYMFTELVSPSVGMYIGNRCSQTFTCKLTDGGEARVFPRGLDIMALLGSKKALELLRIYGDTEYMGHDSKGNIINYDTQFNKLREEFNSFNIFQWQKNLYWSWLYSLKALLEEFENGYPTFMNTDALHTG